From uncultured Desulfobacter sp.:
TTTTCCTCCATCGGTCGGATGAGTATTTATTCACTGGGGGCCATCCTTATGCTTGCGGCCTTTTTTCTGGATGGTTCCCGACCTGCTCATTGCAGTGGGCCGAATTAGTGCCCATACCATTCTGCAGCTTAAATGGATCAATCTGACCATTGTTGTGGTAAGCGGAATTATTCTGATTCTCTGAACTATTTTTGCTTATAAAACTCGAAAAGAAATCATCCAGTAGCAGGTAGAAATTCAAAAATACAGGGGCCAGCTTGCCATGAGCTCCAGCTTAGAAAGAAAAATGCTGGAGGACAATAGTGTCCGTGATCCGCCGGATCAAGTGCCGAACCCGCCGCCGGAATAATCCTGATTGTGGGTTTAAAATTGGAAATAAATATTAAGAATCCGTTTTCATTTTTCAGGTGCTTGGTGGTGATAACTATTAATAATGATCCGGGGTTTTGAATTCCACATTGGGGACATTTCGATCATCATGTAGTACTCAGTGAGGATTTGAAATACCCCCCTCCACAATACTTCTGCTAATGAATGCTGTTTTGAAATAGGCCTGGGCACCATAAATACCGTGTCACCAAATCGCCTTCCCAAAAAGGCGTTGACTTTATCTGCCAGTTCTTCGAATTTCGTCAAGATTCGGGGGTTCTATTAGAGTGCATTCCCGCACGAATATGGACGGTACCCTTATCCAGAAGAAAAAATTAAATCTAAGCTTCATACGATTTTAAAAAGGCAGGGTCAGCAATGGCTCGGCTTTTTTTGTTTGGGCCAAAATAAAACCGGACCATCCATAATGGACAGTCCGGTTAAAAAGGAGAGAAGGTTATGTAAAGTTGGGTTTTTTGTGCTCCTGGCAAATTGAGCACTCCCAACGGTAAATTCTTTGTACCATATGATTTTAACCCGAACATGACACCAAAATTATCAAACGGTAATCTCACCTAATTACCAAACAGGCTCTTAGATCAATTTTTCAGGCATGCATAAATGTCTTTGGCGGGGGTCGCTCCCTGGCGCAGGATTCTGGGCGGTGTGCAGGTTATATCAACAACCGTTGAACCGGCACCGCCTTTAACCGGACCTGCGTCCAGAACCAGGTCGACTTTTTCCATAATTTCAGGATATAGCATATCTGTCTGGGTGCATCCGGGCCGGCCGGACAGGTTGGCGCTGGTGCCGGTGACAGGAAAATCAACACTGTTGACCAAAGCCCTGGCTACAGGGTGTCCGGGCAGGCGGATGCCAAGTTTTTGGCGCCCTGCGGTAAGTTTGGGGTTAACACTGTCTGCCGCATCAAAGACTATTGTCAGGCCGCCGGGCCAGAATTTGTCCATGAGTATCCGGGCTTTGTCCGGAACCGTTGTAACAAGGCCGTCAAGCTGGTCTGTATTTTTTATCAGTACCAGAATAGGATTGTTGCGGGGGCGCTGTTTGAGCTGGAATACCGTTTCAACGGCATCGGCGGACAGGGCGTTGGCCGCCACCCCGTAAAGGCAGGTCGCCGGGAAAATAACCAGGCCGCCGGTTTTAAGAATGCCGGCGGCCTGGTTTATGATGTCAGTATCCGGGTGGTTTTTGTCCACCCGGATAATTTTGTTTTGGACCATTTTTTGATTTTTTTGAAGAAAGCTTAAAGCAGGATCAGGCAAAAGATGCTGCCTTCTGTGCCACCTTGTCTGCCATGTCCTTTTTAAATGCCGCCAGTTTTTCCGCCATCACCGGATCAGACACCCCGATGATTTGGGCTGCCGTGATGCCGGCATTCTGGGCTCCGGATTTGCCAATGGCCATGCTGGAAACTGGAATACCGGGGGGCATCTGCACCGTTGCTAAAAGCGCATCCATGCCTTGAAGGGCACTGGAATCAATGGGAACACCCAAAACAGGCAGGGTGGTGTGGGCGGCAATAACACCGGCTAAATGGGCGGCATGTCCTGCCCCGCAAATAAGTACCTTGACCCCCTGCTCCCGGGCCTGGGTCGCCAACTGCACGGCCTTTTCAGGGGTCCTGTGGGCAGATGCCACAGTCACATAGTAAGGGATTTCGAATTTTTTGAGCATGATCAGGGCGCTTTTCATCACCGAAAAATCGGAGTCAGATCCCATGATTACACCTACCTGGGGCGGGATGGCCATGCGTTTCAATGCCTTGGCCCC
This genomic window contains:
- a CDS encoding L-threonylcarbamoyladenylate synthase; translated protein: MPDPALSFLQKNQKMVQNKIIRVDKNHPDTDIINQAAGILKTGGLVIFPATCLYGVAANALSADAVETVFQLKQRPRNNPILVLIKNTDQLDGLVTTVPDKARILMDKFWPGGLTIVFDAADSVNPKLTAGRQKLGIRLPGHPVARALVNSVDFPVTGTSANLSGRPGCTQTDMLYPEIMEKVDLVLDAGPVKGGAGSTVVDITCTPPRILRQGATPAKDIYACLKN